A stretch of Microtus pennsylvanicus isolate mMicPen1 chromosome 5, mMicPen1.hap1, whole genome shotgun sequence DNA encodes these proteins:
- the LOC142849731 gene encoding putative protein T-ENOL isoform X2, translating into MASTSARNNGEKKDSWPSQAAAALGGGQKVSLTQSEEFLSQISAELTDEALFIARSQVNSVHTKEMQTKDQGTQIPSKHMIFTKTRSTDTRSDRNRSRTMAHLLPSPREKGVLPNSLMTGR; encoded by the exons ATGGCATCCACATCTGCCAGGAACAATGGAGAGAAAAAGGACAGCTGGCCATCTCAAGCTGCGGCCGCCTTAGGTGGAGGTCAG AAAGTCTCATTAACCCAGTCTGAAGAATTCCTGAGCCAGATCAGCGCAGAACTTACAGATGAAGCACTATTTATTGCTCGCTCCCAGGTGAACTCTGTGCACACCAAGGAAATGCAGACAAAAGACCAAGGGACTCAGATACCATCTAAACACA TGATCTTCACCAAGACCCGAAGCACAGACACCCG CTCTGACAGAAATCGCAGCCGCACCATGGCACACCTTCTGCCATCTCCTCGTGAAAAG GGAGTGCTCCCCAATAGCCTGATGACTGGAAGATGA
- the LOC142849731 gene encoding putative protein T-ENOL isoform X1 — MPRNNAGVTTSKEEPGEQPWVMASTSARNNGEKKDSWPSQAAAALGGGQKVSLTQSEEFLSQISAELTDEALFIARSQVNSVHTKEMQTKDQGTQIPSKHMIFTKTRSTDTRSDRNRSRTMAHLLPSPREKGVLPNSLMTGR; from the exons ATGCCTCGAAATAACGCTGGGGTCACCACCTCCAAGGAGGAACCTGGAGAGCAGCCGTG GGTGATGGCATCCACATCTGCCAGGAACAATGGAGAGAAAAAGGACAGCTGGCCATCTCAAGCTGCGGCCGCCTTAGGTGGAGGTCAG AAAGTCTCATTAACCCAGTCTGAAGAATTCCTGAGCCAGATCAGCGCAGAACTTACAGATGAAGCACTATTTATTGCTCGCTCCCAGGTGAACTCTGTGCACACCAAGGAAATGCAGACAAAAGACCAAGGGACTCAGATACCATCTAAACACA TGATCTTCACCAAGACCCGAAGCACAGACACCCG CTCTGACAGAAATCGCAGCCGCACCATGGCACACCTTCTGCCATCTCCTCGTGAAAAG GGAGTGCTCCCCAATAGCCTGATGACTGGAAGATGA